The nucleotide sequence ATCAGATGCAGTAAACATTATTGACCTTAATTTTAAGCTTTGGGAGAGAATCTACATACATAAAAGCATATAGCAATCGGCTGTTTAGCGGTTGGGCTGTCGTCCTCTAACTGAATTTAGATCGAATTTAAGGGGTTAGGACTCTTGGACTCGGCGTTGATATTCTCTAGGGGGATGAAGTCAGGATTGGCGGCTAAAATGGCTTTGGCTTCGGCCATATCTCGACGGGTGGCTTCCCGCAATTGTTCGCGCAGGGCGGGCATAGCAGCTAAAGCCCTTGTCCAGTCGGGAATTTGAGCGGCGGCTGGATTTTGAAAAAATTCTTCCCCAGCTTCAGCGATGACTTGTTGAAAGATATCAACTGTTGCTTCTTCTTGATGACGATCGTAATGTAAATTATTAAATCGAGCATCAACAAAATATTGACGGGTAAAATCTTGAGCTTCTCGTGTAAATTTAATTCGCAGGGTGTGAATTTGTTCACGGGTAACAACGACCCGTTCTGTTTCGATTAAGGTTCGCAAAATTGACCGCAGAACATCGGAACACATTTTGCGTAATCCTTCTTGGGAAGAGTTGCCAATTACTTGATGTTTATGATCAAAATTTCCGAGGTCAATTTGAGCAATTCTTTGGGGGGCAAGATTGCGATAGACTTCTGCTAATAACCCGATTTCTAAACCCCAATTACTCGGAATTCGAGTATTGAGAGCAATATCATTGGTGAGGGCAAATTCACCGGATAGAGGATAACGATAGGCACTTAAATAACGTAAGTAATTGTTATAACCATATAAATCCATTAAGGCGACCAATAACGGCGTTACAAATAGACGCATAACGCGACCATGAAATCCTCTGGGGTCTCCTCCTAAACGGGCATAATAGGCTTTATTGAATGAAATTCCCAGTTCTTTTTCCAGGAGGGGAAATAATAGTTTCAGGGGATAGGATTTATCATAAGTAATAATATCCGCATCATGAAGGGCGATCGCTTCTGCTTGTAAAGATACCACCCCTAAACCAATCCACACCGCCCGACCTTTGCCTTTGAAACTCATCAGGTCTAAGCCTTTTTCCCGCAATTTTTCTAATAATTGATTAACTCTAGGGCTATTTTCCCAAATCACTAAAGTCGGTTGGGGTAAGACACTAAAAAAGTGAACCGCTTTTGTGTATTGTTCAAGGCTTTTAGCATATAAACAAACCACAACAGTATTGACAAACTGGCAGGTTGTCAGACAATCTCGAATTCGAGTTAAAGCAGGACGTTCTAATTCTTCATATAAAGCCGGAATCAATACAGCCGTGGGGAAAGTTTCACACAGTTGAGTGAGTCGGGCTTCCAATAAATCAAGATCACAACCAAAGTCGTGAATCGTGGTAATTAATTCTTGCTTATAATCCATTATAGTCACCCAACTCCCAAGGCGGCAAGCCAATGATAAATTCCATCCTAACACTGAACGGCAAAGACGGATACAAATTTTTACAACATAGTCTCAGGAAAGCCTCACCTAGGGTTAAGAGCTAGATTAATCAGCAGTGGGTTTTAAGGCTGTTCAGGGTTTAAATTTAGTCTTTAAAAAAAACTTGATTTGTGTCATACTAAAGTTAGTTTTAAAATTAATAATAGTCGGCTAAAATCCGCATCTATTATCAGGGATAAGAGGTTGAGATTCAGTCAACCCTTAAAACTCTGTTTGAGCGACCCAAGCAATGGGGAGGTTCGTTGAACACTAAGGAGATAGTATCTTAATAGTTAGAAAACAGCATTCTTGAATTTATT is from Planktothrix sp. FACHB-1365 and encodes:
- a CDS encoding glucosyl-3-phosphoglycerate synthase codes for the protein MDYKQELITTIHDFGCDLDLLEARLTQLCETFPTAVLIPALYEELERPALTRIRDCLTTCQFVNTVVVCLYAKSLEQYTKAVHFFSVLPQPTLVIWENSPRVNQLLEKLREKGLDLMSFKGKGRAVWIGLGVVSLQAEAIALHDADIITYDKSYPLKLLFPLLEKELGISFNKAYYARLGGDPRGFHGRVMRLFVTPLLVALMDLYGYNNYLRYLSAYRYPLSGEFALTNDIALNTRIPSNWGLEIGLLAEVYRNLAPQRIAQIDLGNFDHKHQVIGNSSQEGLRKMCSDVLRSILRTLIETERVVVTREQIHTLRIKFTREAQDFTRQYFVDARFNNLHYDRHQEEATVDIFQQVIAEAGEEFFQNPAAAQIPDWTRALAAMPALREQLREATRRDMAEAKAILAANPDFIPLENINAESKSPNPLNSI